From Ferroacidibacillus organovorans:
TGTGACGAGTTCAGGCATCGATACAGCGTTTGTCCGGGCGTTTACGGCAGTCCCCGCGCATGCAGTATTTGCCGTCATCATGGGTTCGCGCTTTGCGCGCGCACGTTTTTTTGGAGCAAGCCGTTGGCCTGCTTTTGCCATCCCGGCGCTTTTGCACGGACTCTATGATACGTTCGCCATGTCGCAGGGCTATTTGTGGAACCTGTTGCTCGCCTTTTATCTCATGGTCATCGTAGCGTACGCCATGCACGAATTGCGCATCGAGCGGAAGTCTGTTCCACACTACCGAAGATCGTGACCGTGCACCCCAAATGGTTGAGGCGCATCGGGCAAGCCTTCAAATAGAAAGAGCGTTCCGTCTGTCGTGCGGTAAATGTTCATGGCAATCGACTCATCCATCATCAAAAGCTGAAAGAGATTCATATCCGTTTTGAAGTATGGACTCATATGTTCATCCTGCAAAGCGAGCGATAAGACGCGATTGCGATCGCGGAGTGGAATCTCAAATCCTGCGATGACAGGAATATCCATGACAACGACGTCTCTTAGCTGTAATTCGGGATGTTGTTTTTTCACCCATTCAAAAAGTTGTTTTGCTGGTTTTGCTTTGCGACTCGGGTCAAGAATCAGACCGTATTTCATCGTTCTCTCCTCTTTCAACACAAAATTCCTACGCGAAACGGACATGCCTTAAGGTCATGTCCGTTTCGCGTTCCGAACCACGAGTTTACGTTTCCATGGTAAACCAACCTGATTTGAAAACGAAAACTCACGTAAAGCACTGTTGTTTCGCGCTCTGCGATCAGTATACAGGAAATTGCGGTGCTTGGAATACGTAAATCATCGGTTCGTTGGGAATATTTTCTCAAAATAAACGTTTTTTTCCTGCCGCTTGTATCCAATCAGACGTTTTTCGCTTGCTCAGCGCGTTGCATTACATACTCAGCGAGCAGTCGGGCGCCATAGCCTGTCGCTCCTTGCGGACGATATCCTTCCGTCTTTTCGGCTTCCATTGGGCCGGCCATGTCAATGTGCGCCCACTGTTGATCATCTGCGACAAAGTGCTTTAAAAACAGGGCCGCGACAATCGCTCCACCTTGGCCTTTTCCAATGTTGGAAAGATCCGCATAAACGCTTTTTAGCTGTTCGCGATAACTTTCCGGAAGCGGCATCTGCCAGACATAATCACCGGAGCGAAGTCCAGCTTCTCGCACGCGTTCAACAATTTCCTCACCGCCGAATACCGCCGCATAGCGAGGCCCGAGAGCGGCTGCCGCAGATCCGGTCAGCGTCGCGATGTCGATGACTTCTCGCGCTTGAAGCTCTTGTGCGCGGATGAGCGCGTCCGCCAGAATGAGTCGCCCTTCGGCGTCAGTATTGGCAACTTGCACCGATATTCCATTCCGATATTGAATCAATTCCCCAGGAAGCATGGAACCTGCATCAGGAATATTTTCTGTCGCCGCGATCAATCCGACGACATTGCAAGGCAGGCCAAGCTGGATGAGAATATCGAGCGCACCAATGACTGCGCCCGCCCCTCCCATATCCATGCGCATATTGGAGATGTCGCGTCCACCCTTGAGTGAGATTCCCCCGGTATCAAACGTCACCCCTTTTCCCACAAGCGCGATTAGCGGAAGCGCGGGGTCAGTTGCATACGCGACTTGAATGAAGCGCGGAGGATACTCACTGCCTTTCCCGACAGCCAGCAATCCGTTCATCTGTTCGTCGATCAACTGCTGGCCTGCGAGCACCGTAACTTCAGCCTTGCTCCCCTTGAAATGTTGTGTGACAAACTCTGCCAAGGTATCCGGTCGCAAGCGATTGGGCGGCTCGTTGACCAGATCCCGCGCAAGCATCGTTCCGCGCACAAAAGCGAGCGCGCGCGTGAGCGCTGCAACGTGTTGCTCACCTGCCATCAGCGTCACCGTTTTAACATGATGGGTCTCCTTTTTTGATTGATAGCGATCAAAACGGTATGCGCCAAGCGACACCCCTTCGACGAGACAATGGATCTCGCGATGGGTATCAAAGAGATGAGTCAGGCTGAGCGACACGTCCTCCCACTCTTCTTTGCTGGCTGCGCGAATGGCGAGTCCTGCGGCATCGCGCAGCACTTCTTCATCCACTGACGAAGGGTCGCCCAAACCGACCGTGATAAGCGTTGCGTTTTGTTCGTGAAACACGGATACGCTATGGCGCACACTGTGACGCTTTGCCACGCCGCGTGAGGAAAAAGATGGATACGAATTTGTATGGATGAGTTCAATATGGCAGGAACTCGGTTGTGCGTTGTGGCCGGACAAGTGAATGTTCAACGTTATGGCACTCCCTTTTGCGCTTCATGCGCTATGTATGTTCTGCATATAGTATACTTCAAGGAGTGAAGAAGGGAGTAACTTTTTTCACTATAATCCCAAAAAGAACGCTTCGGAGTGAAAAACTGTGAGAAACGCCCGCACCTTACTTGAACGTACCGTATTGTCAAAGTCAATTGAGGGCGAACTGAGAACTTTTGACATCGATCTTCATGAATCGGACGCAGGATACATGATGTATGTTTACGACCCAGAGGAAGCCTTTGAGACTGGGACATTCTTGTTTGCCGGATATGAAACTGCCAAAGCAGCGTTTGATGTCTGTGTGAATATTTTAATGCGAGAAGAAGTCAGAGACACTGACACATCCTATGATTTTGCAGAAAGAGTGCTCGAAAAAATTACGCTGCAAACGGGTGTCACACCAACCTGACCCGTTTTTCTTTGTCACGTAAGGAAAAAAGGGTTGGCAAAAGGTGTTCTGCATGTTCGTTAATTTGAAAGATCGGCACGTGATGATCCTTTAATACGGCCATCAGCTTGACAAGCGGTGACATCTCCAAGCGCGTTCCAACCACTAGCGCAGCACTGCATGTCGAAACGAGACAAGCCGCTTTCCCAAGATCGTGAACGGCCTCCCCCTCAAGAACGACATCTGGCCACAAAGCGCCGTGACAACGCGTGCACCGCCACATGTTGTCGCTTATTTGAAAGACCGGAAGACGATACCCGCACGTCCT
This genomic window contains:
- a CDS encoding leucyl aminopeptidase, whose translation is MNIHLSGHNAQPSSCHIELIHTNSYPSFSSRGVAKRHSVRHSVSVFHEQNATLITVGLGDPSSVDEEVLRDAAGLAIRAASKEEWEDVSLSLTHLFDTHREIHCLVEGVSLGAYRFDRYQSKKETHHVKTVTLMAGEQHVAALTRALAFVRGTMLARDLVNEPPNRLRPDTLAEFVTQHFKGSKAEVTVLAGQQLIDEQMNGLLAVGKGSEYPPRFIQVAYATDPALPLIALVGKGVTFDTGGISLKGGRDISNMRMDMGGAGAVIGALDILIQLGLPCNVVGLIAATENIPDAGSMLPGELIQYRNGISVQVANTDAEGRLILADALIRAQELQAREVIDIATLTGSAAAALGPRYAAVFGGEEIVERVREAGLRSGDYVWQMPLPESYREQLKSVYADLSNIGKGQGGAIVAALFLKHFVADDQQWAHIDMAGPMEAEKTEGYRPQGATGYGARLLAEYVMQRAEQAKNV
- a CDS encoding PrsW family glutamic-type intramembrane protease; the encoded protein is MEEGLKALCFLRLVNQKPFFEEPYDGIVYAGAIGLGFAAVENVLYVTSSGIDTAFVRAFTAVPAHAVFAVIMGSRFARARFFGASRWPAFAIPALLHGLYDTFAMSQGYLWNLLLAFYLMVIVAYAMHELRIERKSVPHYRRS